CGCCCGCTCGATCGCGTCGTCGGGATCACCAGCGGCGAGCAGGATCAGGTTCTCACGGGTGGTCAGCGACGGGAAGATGCCCCGCCCCTCTGGGACGTGGCACAGCCCCCGCCGCTGGCGATCGTGCGGCGCGGCCGTGGTCACGTCCTCTCCGCCCAGCACCACCCGCCCGGCGCGCGGAGACACCAGCCCTGACATCACGGCGAGGGTCGTCGACTTGCCCGCGCCGTTGGGGCCCAACAACGCCCCGACGGTCCCGCGGTGCACCCTCAGCGACACGTCCCGGAGCACGGTCGTGCTGCCGTAGCCGGCGTCGACCGAGTCCAGCTCGATGCCGGTCGTCAGCTGCGTGGGCGTGTCAGACCGCATCGGCGGTGGTCCCGAGGTAGGCGGTGCGGACGGTCTCCGACGCACGGACCTCCGCGGGGGCGCCCTCGAAGATGAGCCGTCCGAAGTCGAGCACGTAGATGTGGTCGCACAGCGACAGCACGAGCGGGATGTCGTGCTCGACGAGCAACACGCCGCACCCACGCTCGGTCTGGACGGCCCGGATGATGTCGGCGAAGCGTGCGCTCTCGTCGCCATCGAGTCCGGCACTGGGCTCGTCGAGCAACAGGAGGTCGAACTCGCCAGCGAGCGCCCGGGCGAGCTCGACCAACCGGCGGTTGCCGGTCGACAGGGTACGGGCTGGCTCGTCGAGGAGCGCTCCGACATCACACAGCGCGGCGGCCGCTGCGACCGCGGCGCTGACCTCGTCGTCGTCCCCTCGCCGGGCCCGCAGGTGACGGAGGGGGTTCGCACCTGCGAGCCCGAGCTCGCGCCCGAGCGCGATGTTCTCCCGTACGGTCATGGACCCGAACAGCGCGGTCTGCTGGAACGTCCGTCCGAGCCCCAGCTGGGCGCGCTCGGCGGGAGCAGCGGTGGTCACGTCACGCCCACGCCACCACACCGTCCCCGACGTGGGCGGCCGCAGTCCCGAGCACACGTCGAAGGTCGTGGTCTTGCCCGCCCCGTTGGGACCGATGAGGCCGGTGATCTCACCAGCCGGAGCCCGCAGGCTCAGCTGGTCCACTGCGACGACACCACCGAAGCGGACCACGAGATCGCGGACCTCGAGCGTGGGCACGGGCTCGGCGCTCACGCCGTTGCCTCCGTCTGCAGGTCCTCGAGCCGTGCCCGGACCGGACTCGCGTCGAGGCGCCAGCGGCTGGCCTCGGCGCGCGCGGCGAACCACGACCGCGCCGCCTCCGAGTCCGCGAGCACGGCCGCCACGATTGCCACCGCGCCGAAGGTCACGGTCTGCACCGCCGGATCGGAGCCGACGTAGCCGGGCAACACCCCCAGCAGCAGCGCCCCGCCGATGGCTCCCGCCAAGGGGGATCTGCCCGCGATGGTCAGCACGGCCAGCCAGGTCAGCGACTGGAAGGGACCGAGGGGACCGCTGCTGATCGAGCCGGTGACCCCGCCGAGCAGACCACCGGCGACCGCCGCGAGGAACGCCGACACGCAGAAGACGATGGTCAGCGCCACGTTGACGCTCGCGCCATGCGTGGTCACGGCCAGCGGGGCGTCCGAGACCGCCCGCAGGACGCGTCCGAGCCTCGACCGCAGCAGGCTGCGGACCCAGACGGCCGCGACTACGACGACGGCGACGACCACGTAGAAGTAGGCGACGTCGGTGGCGGCGCCGAGGCCAGGGAGGGCGGGGCGCGGGAACAGCCGGAAGCCCAGGGCTCCGAACATGAGCCCGCTGGGGTACAGCAGTTGCTCGACGAGGATGCCGAACCCGAACGTGGCCAGCGCGAGGTAGACGCCGGACAACCGGATCGCGGGGATCGCGACGACCGCACCCACGGGCACGGCCACGAGACCCGAGACGAGCAGGGCAGCGAACCAGGGCAGCCCGGCGCCGGCGGTCAGGTGCGCCATCGTGGTCCCCCCGACGGCTACGAACACGGCGTGGCACAGCGACACCTGGCCGGCGGTCCAGACGAGCAGGCCGAGCGACAGGAACAGCAGCGCGAGCGCGCCTCCCGTGAGGAACATCGGGATGCGCGCGCCCGCCAGGTGGGGCAGGACGATCAGTACACCGCAGCCCGCGACGAGGGCGACCCGGGCGACCAGCGGCGATGCCGTCCGCGCACCTCCGATGTGGGCACGCCCCGGCGGGGTCCGGGGCAGGCGTCTCGGGAACGCGACCAGGACCCCGAACAGCACCAGGAACGGCAGGCTCGACGGCAGCCCTCGCAGCGCGGGCACCTCCGCCACGAACTTCGTGGACAGCGCGACGGCGACGCCCAGACCGAGCCCGCCGGCGTAGGTCAGACCGAGGCTCGAGAAGCGTCCGACCGCCGCCGCCCCGAACGCCTGCACGACGAGCAGCGTCAGCAGCAGCACGTCGAGGCCGAGGAACGGCGCGATGAGGATCCCCGACAGGGCTGCGAACGCGCAGCCGATGACCCACGCCACGCGGCGCACGGTGACGGGGTCGGTACCGGACAGGCTGATGAGGTCGGCGTCGTCGACCACGCCCCTCATGGCGATGCCGATCCGCGTCCGGGCCAGCAGTCGCGTCAGCCCCAGCGCGGCAGCGGCCGTCACGAGCACCGTGACGAGTTGGTCGACACCGACGTTGGTCCCGGCGAGCCGGAACATCCCCGTCGGCAGGAACGGCGTGGCCTGTCGCGTGAGCGCTCCCGTGGTCAGGGTCAGGCTCCCCTGGATCACGAGCAGGATCCCGACCGTGGCCACGACCTGCATGACGGGGCGGCTCCCGCCCCCGAGGGAGCGCGACACCGCCTCGAGGACGTAGCCGACCAGCGGCGCCACGATCGCGAGGACGATGGCGAGGGCTACCGGGTAGGGGATGCCAGCCCCCTCCCACAGTCCGTAGAACGCGAACGCCCCGACCGCGGCGACCGCACCGTGCGCGAAGTTGAACACGCCCGCGGTGCGTTGCGTGAGCACGAGGCCGAGCGCCGCCAGCGCGTACACCGACCCGCTGGTGAGACCGGTGATGATGAACGGCAGGTAGTCGGTCATGGCTCGGTGCCGGACGGCGCATCCACCTCGTGGTCCGCGTCGGTCAGCGGGGTCAGCCCCAGCTCGGCGAGCAGCTCACGCCGGCGCTGACTGATGCGGAAACGAGCCTGGCGCAGGAACGCGACGGCGAGCACCGACGCGGCGATGACCGCCGCCGCGCCGAGGTTCAGCCACACCACCTGCGCTTTTAGCGACGCCTCACCCGCCCCGCCGTACCACGCCACCAGCAGGATCGCGAAGCACAACCCCGCCCCGAGCGTGACCGCGATGACCGCCCGCCGCGGCCACAGCTCATCCCTCATCGGTCGCAGACCCTCGCGCGGCCAGATGCCGCTCGATGCGGCGCAGCTCGCGCCACTCGTCCCGCAGGTCGGCACTCAGCCACAGCGCTGCGCCGACGCCACAGAGGAACAGCCCGACCATCCCACCCGAGACCACGTAGGGGATCTGCGCCGCGGGGAGCACGGCATCAGCGACGCCGATCCATCCCAG
The Actinomycetota bacterium DNA segment above includes these coding regions:
- a CDS encoding ABC transporter permease yields the protein MTDYLPFIITGLTSGSVYALAALGLVLTQRTAGVFNFAHGAVAAVGAFAFYGLWEGAGIPYPVALAIVLAIVAPLVGYVLEAVSRSLGGGSRPVMQVVATVGILLVIQGSLTLTTGALTRQATPFLPTGMFRLAGTNVGVDQLVTVLVTAAAALGLTRLLARTRIGIAMRGVVDDADLISLSGTDPVTVRRVAWVIGCAFAALSGILIAPFLGLDVLLLTLLVVQAFGAAAVGRFSSLGLTYAGGLGLGVAVALSTKFVAEVPALRGLPSSLPFLVLFGVLVAFPRRLPRTPPGRAHIGGARTASPLVARVALVAGCGVLIVLPHLAGARIPMFLTGGALALLFLSLGLLVWTAGQVSLCHAVFVAVGGTTMAHLTAGAGLPWFAALLVSGLVAVPVGAVVAIPAIRLSGVYLALATFGFGILVEQLLYPSGLMFGALGFRLFPRPALPGLGAATDVAYFYVVVAVVVVAAVWVRSLLRSRLGRVLRAVSDAPLAVTTHGASVNVALTIVFCVSAFLAAVAGGLLGGVTGSISSGPLGPFQSLTWLAVLTIAGRSPLAGAIGGALLLGVLPGYVGSDPAVQTVTFGAVAIVAAVLADSEAARSWFAARAEASRWRLDASPVRARLEDLQTEATA
- a CDS encoding ABC transporter ATP-binding protein is translated as MRSDTPTQLTTGIELDSVDAGYGSTTVLRDVSLRVHRGTVGALLGPNGAGKSTTLAVMSGLVSPRAGRVVLGGEDVTTAAPHDRQRRGLCHVPEGRGIFPSLTTRENLILLAAGDPDDAIERAVAAFPSLGRRLDLPAGMMSGGERQMLAVARAYVSHPEVILLDEVSLGLAPIVVDDIYTFLHGLREQGVTMLLVEQFIARALGFADEVWVMRQGRIAHHGPAADLDAEAVADLYLG
- a CDS encoding ABC transporter ATP-binding protein; protein product: MPTLEVRDLVVRFGGVVAVDQLSLRAPAGEITGLIGPNGAGKTTTFDVCSGLRPPTSGTVWWRGRDVTTAAPAERAQLGLGRTFQQTALFGSMTVRENIALGRELGLAGANPLRHLRARRGDDDEVSAAVAAAAALCDVGALLDEPARTLSTGNRRLVELARALAGEFDLLLLDEPSAGLDGDESARFADIIRAVQTERGCGVLLVEHDIPLVLSLCDHIYVLDFGRLIFEGAPAEVRASETVRTAYLGTTADAV